One segment of Paenibacillus sp. FSL R7-0337 DNA contains the following:
- a CDS encoding VanW family protein has translation MTMQAMKPIRRSKLRLFAGKRYFTWKRYWRWITASGRLATEQRSEALPYEAASHATPLLRKLRNVDMQLQHNKIVNLRLAVAKLDGLVIQPGESFSYWRRIGKPTRRKGYLDGMVLHYGGFRSGTGGGLCQLSNLIYWMTLHTPLTVTERHRHSYDVFPDEQRTQPFGSGATCAYNYLDLQLRNDTEHAYQLKLHLDETHLYGEWRCAGQQLYHYEVYEDGHRISLEPWGGYIRRNAIRRRVLTHSGELAGDEAVAENHALMMYSPLLHG, from the coding sequence ATGACGATGCAGGCTATGAAGCCCATCCGGCGGTCCAAGCTGCGTTTGTTTGCAGGGAAGCGGTATTTTACCTGGAAAAGATACTGGAGATGGATCACAGCCAGCGGCCGCCTGGCTACAGAACAGCGCAGTGAAGCTCTGCCGTACGAAGCGGCCAGCCATGCTACACCGCTGCTGCGCAAATTACGCAATGTCGATATGCAGCTTCAGCACAACAAAATCGTGAACCTGAGGCTCGCGGTGGCGAAGCTTGACGGGCTTGTCATACAACCAGGCGAGAGCTTCTCTTATTGGCGCAGGATCGGCAAACCGACGCGAAGAAAAGGCTACCTGGACGGAATGGTGCTACACTATGGCGGGTTCCGTTCCGGCACAGGCGGCGGGCTCTGCCAATTGTCCAATCTGATCTACTGGATGACGCTGCATACCCCGTTGACCGTTACCGAACGACACCGGCACAGCTATGATGTCTTTCCCGATGAGCAGCGGACCCAGCCCTTTGGCAGCGGGGCTACCTGTGCCTATAATTATCTGGATCTTCAGCTGCGCAATGATACAGAGCATGCTTATCAGCTTAAGCTGCATCTGGATGAGACGCATCTGTACGGGGAATGGCGCTGTGCAGGACAGCAGCTCTACCATTATGAAGTCTATGAAGATGGGCACCGTATCAGCCTGGAGCCATGGGGCGGGTATATCCGGCGCAACGCAATCCGCCGCAGGGTGCTGACGCATAGCGGAGAGCTGGCCGGTGACGAAGCGGTGGCCGAGAACCACGCACTGATGATGTATTCCCCGCTGCTGCACGGATAA